The Sphingobacterium bambusae genome includes a window with the following:
- a CDS encoding NADPH-dependent FMN reductase: MNLIISGTNRERSNSMKIAHYYQDELERRGESWQLFSLTDLPPDVSSSDLYGKRSAAFEPIQAMVSAAQKFIFIIPEYNGSFPGILKVFIDACAFPASFYHKKVALVGVSTGKYGNIRGLDHFTGVCNYMRMHVLPLKIHLAKVQDELDAEGQLKDELTQKFVFEQIQEISRF; this comes from the coding sequence ATGAATCTAATTATATCAGGAACAAACAGAGAGCGAAGCAATTCGATGAAAATCGCTCATTACTACCAAGATGAGCTCGAACGACGCGGCGAATCTTGGCAACTTTTTTCATTGACAGACCTTCCACCTGACGTGAGCTCGTCAGACCTTTATGGCAAGCGTAGCGCTGCCTTTGAACCCATTCAGGCAATGGTATCTGCCGCCCAAAAATTTATCTTCATTATTCCCGAATATAACGGTAGCTTCCCTGGTATATTAAAAGTTTTTATCGACGCCTGCGCCTTCCCGGCTTCCTTCTACCACAAGAAAGTGGCATTGGTGGGTGTCTCTACGGGAAAATATGGAAACATTAGAGGGCTAGACCACTTTACGGGCGTATGCAACTACATGCGCATGCATGTACTACCACTAAAAATACACCTCGCCAAGGTGCAGGATGAATTGGATGCCGAGGGGCAATTAAAAGATGAACTCACACAGAAATTTGTGTTCGAACAGATTCAGGAAATTAGCCGGTTTTAG
- a CDS encoding UDP-2,3-diacylglucosamine diphosphatase: MKREVELVVISDVHLGTYGCRSEELLRYLASINPKKLILNGDIIDIWQFRKSYFPESHLRVLKYILDLAYQGCEVTYITGNHDEMLRKFGKMQFGHITLTNRLLLDLDGKKNWIFHGDVFDASIQHTKWLAKLGGWGYDRLIQLNNVVNWGLTKLGREKYSLSKQIKNSVKKAIKFISDFEDTASHLAIENKYDYVICGHIHQPQIRRVDTKKGSVMYMNSGDWIENLTALEYNHGAWEMFSYEEKKEHLVDYPTEAIQFRNNLEELLENIIKGTV, from the coding sequence ATGAAGCGAGAAGTTGAATTAGTCGTTATTTCCGACGTACACCTCGGAACCTATGGATGTCGCTCGGAAGAGCTCTTAAGATACCTAGCGTCCATCAATCCCAAGAAGCTTATTCTCAATGGTGATATCATTGATATCTGGCAGTTTCGGAAAAGCTATTTCCCCGAGTCTCACCTGCGGGTGTTGAAGTATATCTTGGATCTTGCCTATCAGGGCTGTGAGGTAACCTATATTACGGGCAACCACGACGAGATGCTGCGCAAGTTTGGGAAGATGCAGTTTGGGCATATCACCCTTACCAATCGGCTGTTGCTAGACTTGGACGGCAAGAAGAACTGGATTTTTCATGGTGATGTTTTCGATGCATCCATTCAGCATACAAAATGGCTAGCCAAGCTTGGCGGTTGGGGATACGATCGTTTAATTCAGCTCAATAATGTGGTGAACTGGGGTTTAACAAAATTGGGCAGAGAAAAATACTCGCTGTCTAAACAGATTAAAAACTCTGTTAAGAAAGCGATTAAATTTATCTCCGATTTTGAAGATACTGCCTCCCATTTGGCGATAGAAAACAAATACGATTACGTGATCTGCGGACATATACATCAGCCTCAAATTCGTCGAGTAGACACGAAAAAGGGCAGCGTCATGTATATGAATTCTGGAGACTGGATCGAGAACCTTACTGCATTGGAATACAACCATGGAGCTTGGGAGATGTTCAGTTACGAGGAGAAAAAAGAGCACCTTGTCGACTATCCTACGGAGGCTATACAGTTTCGCAATAACTTGGAAGAGCTACTGGAGAACATCATCAAGGGCACGGTCTAA
- a CDS encoding 3-keto-disaccharide hydrolase — translation MKFLPLLLSSTLLALISCTSSKEAPNQLSQSESDAGWSLLFDGNTLQGWHLYNKGNIDSKWTVSNGELVCDPKKKEGIFGDLVTDSTYHDFDLALEWKVAKGGNSGVFLNVQEDSSFAATFATGLEMQLLDNEYAEHRHQIDSTHWAGCLYAVACNGENSKPKPFNTWNKSRIVQKDGKVSFWLNDVLTFEGDVQSKAFQEGIQRSGMKAYPNFGKFESGRIALQNHTDSVAFRNIKIKRL, via the coding sequence ATGAAATTTTTACCCTTACTCTTGTCATCGACATTATTAGCATTGATTAGCTGCACTTCTAGCAAAGAAGCGCCGAACCAGCTCAGCCAATCCGAATCCGATGCTGGATGGAGCCTTCTTTTCGATGGAAATACCCTACAGGGATGGCATCTTTATAACAAAGGCAATATCGATTCAAAGTGGACTGTCAGCAATGGCGAGCTTGTCTGCGATCCCAAAAAGAAGGAAGGTATTTTCGGCGATCTGGTTACCGACAGCACATATCATGATTTTGATCTTGCTTTAGAATGGAAGGTAGCCAAAGGCGGAAATAGCGGTGTTTTTTTAAATGTGCAGGAGGACAGTAGTTTTGCCGCTACCTTCGCCACCGGGCTAGAGATGCAACTCTTGGACAACGAATACGCTGAACATAGACACCAAATAGACTCCACGCACTGGGCAGGCTGTTTATATGCTGTCGCCTGTAATGGCGAAAACTCCAAGCCGAAGCCCTTCAATACCTGGAACAAAAGCCGGATCGTGCAAAAAGACGGAAAAGTAAGTTTTTGGCTCAACGATGTATTGACCTTCGAGGGAGATGTGCAGAGCAAGGCCTTTCAAGAGGGTATACAGCGCAGTGGCATGAAAGCATATCCCAATTTTGGTAAATTTGAATCGGGCAGGATAGCCCTGCAGAACCATACCGACTCGGTCGCATTTCGCAACATCAAAATAAAAAGACTCTAA